One segment of Thermococcus profundus DNA contains the following:
- a CDS encoding transcription factor S encodes MKFCPKCGTLMRPDRKKNVWVCPNCGYEEPITDEDKKNAKITQKVEHKPDEGIIVVEQDVKTLPTTHVICPKCGNDTAYWWEMQTRAGDEPSTIFYKCTKCGYVWRAYE; translated from the coding sequence TTGAAGTTCTGCCCAAAATGCGGCACTCTCATGCGTCCGGACAGGAAGAAGAACGTCTGGGTCTGTCCAAACTGTGGCTATGAGGAGCCGATAACTGACGAAGACAAAAAGAATGCTAAAATAACACAAAAGGTGGAGCACAAGCCTGACGAGGGAATAATCGTGGTCGAGCAGGACGTCAAGACCCTTCCGACGACCCACGTAATCTGCCCCAAGTGCGGCAACGACACCGCCTACTGGTGGGAGATGCAGACCCGTGCTGGAGACGAGCCGAGCACGATATTCTACAAGTGTACCAAGTGCGGCTACGTCTGGAGGGCCTACGAGTGA
- the rpsJ gene encoding 30S ribosomal protein S10, whose protein sequence is MQKARIKLASTNIKALNEVTDQIKQIAERTGVRMSGPIPLPTKRIRITTRKSPDGEGTATFDRFELRVHKRLVDIEADERAMRQIMRIRVPEDVTIEIELIS, encoded by the coding sequence ATGCAGAAGGCAAGGATTAAGCTTGCGAGCACCAACATTAAGGCCCTCAACGAGGTCACTGACCAGATCAAGCAGATAGCAGAGAGGACCGGCGTCAGGATGAGCGGCCCGATACCGCTCCCAACCAAGAGGATAAGGATCACCACCAGAAAGAGCCCGGACGGAGAGGGCACCGCCACCTTCGACAGGTTCGAGCTCCGCGTCCACAAGAGGCTCGTCGACATTGAGGCAGACGAAAGGGCCATGCGCCAGATCATGCGCATCCGCGTTCCCGAGGATGTCACCATCGAGATCGAGCTCATCTCTTAA
- a CDS encoding DNA replication complex subunit Gins51, whose product MDIVKLREMLEGELSSDELSPLDEGFYRDYDSLMKALKLGAESSRERGEEIEERLYLEQLKIAEGLMREILRVRLHKLVDMAFSGTPPELVDEEKRMFLVLKAFVERGELPGIEVVSPESIPSESETANEEPSVSLTSKAPTEAYIVTEDVPRILDENLNEYGPIKAGDLAVLPRSIADVLLKRGVAQKIRLSF is encoded by the coding sequence ATGGACATCGTCAAGCTCAGGGAGATGCTAGAAGGAGAACTCTCCAGCGATGAGCTCTCACCTCTGGATGAGGGCTTTTACAGGGACTACGACAGTCTCATGAAGGCCCTAAAACTGGGCGCCGAGAGCTCAAGGGAGAGGGGAGAGGAGATCGAAGAGAGGCTCTACCTCGAACAGCTTAAAATAGCCGAGGGGCTGATGAGGGAGATACTTCGGGTGAGGCTTCACAAGCTCGTCGATATGGCGTTCTCGGGGACTCCTCCTGAGCTTGTGGATGAGGAGAAGAGGATGTTCCTCGTTCTAAAGGCCTTCGTGGAACGGGGTGAGCTCCCTGGAATTGAAGTGGTCTCCCCGGAGAGCATACCTTCAGAGTCCGAAACCGCTAATGAAGAACCTTCGGTCTCCCTTACCAGCAAAGCTCCCACGGAAGCGTACATTGTTACCGAGGATGTTCCCCGGATTCTCGACGAGAACCTTAACGAGTACGGTCCGATAAAGGCCGGTGATCTCGCGGTTCTGCCAAGGAGTATCGCGGATGTTCTTTTAAAACGTGGGGTTGCCCAGAAAATCAGGCTCTCATTTTGA
- a CDS encoding carbamoyltransferase family protein translates to MILGVHDGHDAGAVLIDGDRIFAVNEERLNRIKKYRGFPELSIKKVLEMAGASPEDVEVIAIAGIFRKQKRLIELEENLKSILGPDFKRKVLFVEHHLAHSASAYYTSGWRDAVVLSIDAAGDGLSSSVYIARDGEMIRIAQSTYLDSLGDFYASVTELLGFKPMRHEGKVMSLAAYGKPTYDLSSIIELNGLTFENHLKVVGIEATRKLAELFNYPLRHAKEIATQMKHGKLDGKLQRKAIEIAASAQAHLEKLVEELGLNLKGYSLPVAYAGGVAQNVKANAVLRHVFGDEDLWVFPAMDDGGLAFGAAVFVKAQFERLDGKWRPFKLEHVYLGPEYSSEEIESVLKEEGFEYAEVTDIPGFVADALLDGKLVGLFQGRMEFGPRALGNRSILADPRDEGVKERLNVALKRDVFQPFAPSVLWEKAGEYLEDLNGRPNEFMTMSYTATEEFRKLAPAVVHVDGTTRPQAVRKESNELYYSVIKEFNKKAGIGAVLNTSFNMHGEPIVCSPRDALETFRKAGLDLLVMDGFVVISSK, encoded by the coding sequence ATGATCCTCGGAGTCCACGACGGTCACGACGCGGGAGCCGTTCTGATAGACGGCGACAGAATCTTTGCGGTGAACGAGGAGCGCTTAAACCGAATTAAAAAGTACCGCGGCTTCCCTGAGCTGAGCATCAAGAAAGTCCTTGAAATGGCCGGGGCTTCCCCAGAGGACGTTGAGGTAATAGCAATAGCAGGCATATTCCGAAAGCAGAAGAGACTTATAGAACTTGAGGAGAACCTAAAATCAATCCTCGGGCCGGATTTTAAGCGGAAGGTTCTTTTCGTCGAACACCACCTTGCCCACTCGGCCTCTGCATACTACACGTCAGGCTGGAGGGATGCGGTAGTCCTGAGCATAGACGCGGCAGGAGACGGGCTTAGCTCGTCGGTTTACATAGCCAGAGACGGCGAGATGATCAGGATAGCCCAGAGCACCTATTTAGACTCCCTCGGCGACTTCTATGCCTCCGTTACTGAACTCCTAGGATTTAAGCCGATGAGGCACGAGGGCAAGGTGATGAGCCTAGCTGCCTACGGAAAGCCCACCTACGATTTAAGCTCAATAATCGAGTTAAACGGCCTGACCTTCGAGAACCACCTCAAAGTTGTTGGCATCGAGGCGACGAGAAAATTAGCTGAGCTGTTCAATTACCCTCTCAGGCATGCAAAGGAGATAGCCACTCAGATGAAGCACGGAAAGCTCGATGGAAAGCTCCAGAGGAAGGCGATAGAGATAGCCGCCAGCGCCCAAGCCCACCTTGAAAAGCTTGTTGAAGAGCTCGGACTCAACCTTAAAGGCTACTCCCTGCCGGTGGCCTACGCTGGCGGTGTTGCCCAGAACGTCAAGGCCAACGCGGTTTTAAGGCACGTTTTTGGAGACGAGGACCTCTGGGTGTTCCCAGCTATGGATGACGGAGGCCTAGCATTTGGGGCGGCGGTCTTCGTCAAGGCTCAGTTCGAGAGGCTAGATGGGAAGTGGAGACCATTCAAGCTGGAGCACGTCTATTTGGGACCTGAGTATTCGAGTGAAGAGATAGAGAGCGTTCTTAAAGAGGAGGGATTTGAGTACGCGGAGGTAACCGATATTCCCGGGTTCGTCGCCGATGCCCTCCTAGATGGAAAGCTCGTCGGCCTTTTCCAGGGGAGGATGGAGTTCGGGCCGAGGGCTTTGGGCAACCGCTCAATTCTGGCCGATCCGAGGGACGAAGGAGTAAAGGAGAGGCTCAACGTTGCCCTGAAAAGGGACGTCTTTCAGCCCTTTGCACCCTCGGTGCTCTGGGAGAAGGCAGGAGAATACCTTGAAGACCTTAACGGAAGGCCCAACGAGTTCATGACGATGAGCTACACTGCCACAGAGGAATTTAGGAAACTTGCCCCAGCCGTTGTACACGTTGACGGAACAACGAGGCCGCAGGCTGTAAGGAAAGAGTCTAATGAATTGTACTATTCAGTAATTAAAGAATTCAACAAAAAAGCAGGAATTGGTGCGGTTCTCAACACGAGCTTCAACATGCACGGAGAGCCGATAGTTTGCTCACCCCGGGACGCGCTGGAAACGTTCAGAAAAGCCGGTTTAGATTTGCTTGTAATGGATGGCTTTGTCGTAATATCTTCAAAGTGA
- a CDS encoding DNA polymerase sliding clamp has protein sequence MAFEIVFDGAKEFADLIATASNLIDEAAFKVTEEGISMRAMDPSRVVLIDLNLPESIFSKYEVEEEETIGVNIDHFKKILKRGKGKDTLILRKGDENFLEVTFEGTAKRTFRLPLIDVEELELDLPELPFTAKVVLLGEVLKEAVKDASLVSDAMKFIAKENEFTMKAEGETNEVEIKLTLEDEGLLDLEVDEETKSAYGISYLADMVKGIGKADEVTIRFGNEMPLQMDYFIRDEGKLTFLLAPRVED, from the coding sequence ATGGCGTTTGAGATCGTTTTTGATGGGGCAAAGGAGTTCGCGGATCTCATAGCGACCGCAAGCAACCTGATAGACGAGGCCGCATTTAAGGTCACGGAAGAGGGCATAAGCATGCGCGCCATGGATCCCAGCAGGGTTGTTCTCATAGACCTGAACCTTCCGGAGAGCATATTCTCCAAGTACGAGGTCGAGGAAGAGGAGACAATCGGGGTTAACATAGACCACTTCAAGAAGATACTCAAGCGCGGAAAGGGCAAGGACACCCTCATCCTCAGGAAGGGCGACGAGAACTTCCTTGAGGTGACCTTTGAGGGCACTGCCAAGAGGACTTTCCGCCTTCCGCTGATCGATGTGGAGGAGCTGGAGCTCGACCTTCCGGAGCTCCCGTTCACTGCCAAGGTGGTTCTCCTCGGGGAGGTTCTGAAGGAGGCCGTTAAAGACGCCTCTCTAGTCAGCGACGCCATGAAGTTCATAGCCAAGGAGAACGAGTTCACAATGAAGGCCGAGGGTGAGACCAACGAGGTCGAGATAAAGCTCACCCTCGAGGACGAGGGCCTTCTTGACCTTGAGGTCGATGAGGAGACCAAGAGCGCCTACGGAATAAGTTACCTCGCAGACATGGTGAAGGGCATCGGCAAGGCCGACGAGGTGACGATCCGCTTCGGCAACGAGATGCCGCTCCAGATGGACTACTTCATCCGCGACGAGGGCAAGCTGACGTTCCTCCTCGCTCCCAGGGTTGAGGACTGA
- a CDS encoding PadR family transcriptional regulator, whose translation MEKPKFKGHLRILVLKLLAERPLHGYGIMAELEKRYGMPHPSPGTIYPILASLRRAGLIEIASEGKREKKLYRITEKGKEYLKEHDYEVKEALEMAESFREFARLGGRELAEVLKEAFGSVSKLSEEQKAALAKEFEEFAKRVRLILLGEIQGKNNSP comes from the coding sequence ATGGAGAAGCCGAAGTTTAAGGGACACCTCAGAATTCTCGTTTTGAAGCTTCTCGCGGAGCGACCCCTTCACGGCTACGGCATAATGGCGGAGCTTGAAAAGAGGTACGGAATGCCCCACCCAAGTCCCGGAACCATATATCCCATACTTGCCTCCCTCAGGAGGGCCGGTCTCATAGAGATCGCCAGCGAAGGCAAGAGGGAGAAGAAGCTCTACCGCATAACGGAGAAAGGAAAGGAGTATCTCAAGGAGCATGACTACGAGGTCAAAGAAGCCCTTGAAATGGCAGAGAGCTTCAGAGAGTTCGCCAGGCTTGGAGGAAGAGAACTCGCGGAGGTTCTTAAGGAGGCATTCGGTTCCGTTAGCAAGCTGAGCGAGGAGCAAAAGGCGGCCCTAGCAAAGGAGTTTGAAGAGTTCGCGAAGAGAGTTAGGTTGATTCTGCTGGGGGAGATCCAGGGGAAAAACAATAGCCCGTGA
- the proS gene encoding proline--tRNA ligase, whose amino-acid sequence MAGKVKREKWSENFSEWYNELIETAGIQDKRYPVKGMNIWLPYGLKIMRNIERFIHAEMERTGHDEVLFPALIPETEFQKEAEHIKGFEGEVYWVTHAGLDPLDVRLILRPTSETAMYSMFSLWIRSHADLPFKVYQIVNTYRYETKHTRPLIRVREISRFFEAHTAHDSYEDAERQIKEDLEIFDNLAKFLAIPYIVSKRPEWDKFPGAYYSLGAEVMMPDGRTLQIGTMHNYKQNFAKAYNIQYETEEGEHEYVHQTTFGMSERLLAAVMAIHGDDNGLVLPPTIAPIQVVIVPIPKKNAEADVFAYAREIADELRTAGIRVHVDERDIRPGRKYYDWEMKGVPVRIEVGPRDVEGKKAVIARRDTLTKKVVERGELVEAVRKTFDEIMENLYQRASEFLESHIKRVDTIEEAKEVFEDRRGIVEIPWCGEEECGLKMEEELDAKMLGIPYPEEKAKAPESKKCPVCGREAKFIARFARTY is encoded by the coding sequence ATGGCGGGTAAAGTTAAGAGGGAAAAGTGGAGCGAGAATTTCAGCGAGTGGTACAACGAGCTCATCGAGACCGCTGGAATCCAGGACAAGCGCTATCCGGTTAAGGGAATGAACATCTGGCTCCCGTACGGACTTAAAATCATGAGAAACATAGAGCGCTTCATTCACGCCGAGATGGAAAGAACAGGCCACGACGAGGTTCTCTTCCCGGCTTTAATTCCTGAAACAGAGTTTCAGAAGGAGGCCGAGCACATAAAGGGGTTCGAAGGGGAGGTTTACTGGGTTACCCACGCTGGATTGGATCCTCTTGATGTTAGGCTCATCCTCCGCCCAACGAGCGAGACCGCTATGTACTCGATGTTCTCCCTCTGGATAAGATCCCACGCTGACCTTCCCTTCAAGGTTTACCAGATAGTCAACACATACCGCTACGAGACCAAGCACACAAGGCCCCTCATCAGGGTCAGAGAGATAAGCAGGTTCTTTGAGGCCCACACGGCCCACGACAGCTACGAAGATGCGGAGAGACAGATAAAGGAGGACCTTGAGATATTCGACAACCTCGCCAAATTCCTGGCGATTCCGTACATAGTCTCCAAGAGGCCGGAGTGGGACAAGTTCCCCGGGGCGTACTATTCGCTCGGCGCTGAAGTGATGATGCCCGACGGCAGGACGCTCCAGATAGGCACGATGCACAACTACAAGCAGAACTTTGCCAAGGCCTACAACATCCAGTACGAGACGGAGGAGGGAGAGCACGAGTACGTTCACCAGACGACCTTCGGAATGAGCGAGAGGCTTCTGGCTGCTGTTATGGCTATACACGGCGATGACAACGGTCTAGTTCTCCCGCCCACGATAGCGCCGATACAGGTCGTCATCGTCCCGATACCGAAGAAGAATGCCGAAGCCGACGTCTTCGCCTACGCGCGCGAGATAGCCGATGAACTCAGAACCGCTGGAATAAGGGTTCACGTTGATGAACGCGACATAAGACCAGGCAGGAAGTACTACGACTGGGAGATGAAGGGAGTTCCGGTGAGGATAGAGGTCGGCCCGAGGGACGTGGAAGGAAAGAAGGCCGTCATAGCGAGGCGCGACACTCTCACCAAGAAGGTCGTCGAGAGGGGGGAGCTCGTTGAGGCCGTTAGGAAAACCTTCGACGAGATAATGGAGAACCTCTACCAGAGGGCGAGCGAGTTCCTCGAGAGCCACATCAAGCGCGTCGATACCATCGAGGAGGCCAAAGAGGTATTCGAGGACAGGCGCGGAATCGTCGAGATTCCCTGGTGCGGTGAGGAGGAGTGCGGCCTCAAGATGGAGGAGGAACTGGACGCCAAGATGCTCGGAATTCCCTATCCGGAGGAGAAGGCCAAAGCCCCGGAGAGCAAGAAGTGCCCGGTCTGCGGCAGGGAAGCCAAGTTCATCGCGAGGTTCGCGAGAACTTATTGA
- the tuf gene encoding translation elongation factor EF-1 subunit alpha — MAKEKPHINIVFIGHVDHGKSTTVGRLLFDSQNIPENIIQKFEQMGEKGKSFKFAWVMDRLKEERERGITIDVAHTKFETPHRYITIIDAPGHRDFVKNMITGASQADAAVLVVAATDGVMPQTKEHAFLARTLGINHMIVSINKMDMVNYDEKKFKQVADQVKKLLQMLGYKNVQIIPTSAWEGDNIVKKSDKMPWYNGPTLFEALDQIPEPPKPTDKPLRIPIQDVYSIKGVGTVPVGRVETGVLKVGDVVIFEPASTIFHKPIQGEVKSIEMHHEPLQEAYPGDNIGFNVRGVGKNDIKRGDVAGHTNNPPTVVRPKDTFKAQIIVLNHPTAITVGYTPVLHAHTLQVAVRFEQLLAKLDPRTGNIVEENPQFIKTGDSAIVILRPTKPMVIEPVKEIPQMGRFAIRDMGQTVAAGMVISIQKAE, encoded by the coding sequence ATGGCTAAGGAGAAGCCACACATTAACATTGTCTTTATCGGACACGTCGACCACGGTAAGAGTACCACCGTCGGAAGGCTCCTGTTCGACAGCCAGAACATCCCGGAGAACATCATCCAGAAGTTCGAGCAGATGGGTGAGAAGGGTAAGTCCTTCAAGTTCGCTTGGGTCATGGACAGGCTCAAGGAGGAGCGCGAGAGGGGTATCACCATCGACGTCGCCCACACCAAGTTCGAGACCCCGCACAGGTACATCACCATCATCGACGCTCCGGGCCACAGGGACTTCGTTAAGAACATGATCACCGGTGCCAGCCAGGCCGACGCGGCAGTTCTCGTCGTCGCCGCCACCGACGGTGTCATGCCGCAGACCAAGGAGCACGCCTTCCTTGCCAGGACCCTCGGTATCAACCACATGATCGTCAGCATCAACAAGATGGACATGGTCAACTACGACGAGAAGAAGTTCAAGCAGGTTGCCGACCAGGTCAAGAAGCTCCTGCAGATGCTCGGCTACAAGAACGTCCAGATCATCCCGACCAGCGCTTGGGAAGGCGACAACATCGTTAAGAAGAGCGACAAGATGCCCTGGTACAACGGCCCGACCCTCTTCGAGGCCCTTGACCAGATCCCAGAGCCGCCGAAGCCGACTGACAAGCCGCTCCGCATCCCGATCCAGGACGTTTACTCCATCAAGGGTGTCGGTACCGTTCCGGTCGGTCGTGTTGAGACCGGTGTCCTCAAGGTCGGTGACGTCGTCATCTTCGAGCCGGCTTCAACGATCTTCCACAAGCCGATCCAGGGTGAGGTTAAGTCCATCGAGATGCACCACGAGCCGCTCCAGGAAGCCTACCCAGGCGACAACATCGGTTTCAACGTCCGTGGCGTCGGTAAGAACGACATAAAGCGCGGTGACGTTGCCGGACACACCAACAACCCGCCGACCGTCGTCAGGCCGAAGGACACCTTCAAGGCCCAGATCATCGTCCTCAACCACCCAACAGCTATCACCGTCGGCTACACCCCGGTCCTCCACGCCCACACCCTCCAGGTCGCCGTCAGGTTCGAGCAGCTCCTCGCCAAGCTCGACCCGAGGACTGGAAACATCGTCGAGGAGAACCCGCAGTTCATCAAGACCGGTGACTCGGCCATCGTTATCCTCAGGCCGACCAAGCCGATGGTCATCGAGCCGGTCAAGGAGATCCCGCAGATGGGCAGGTTCGCCATCCGTGACATGGGCCAGACCGTTGCCGCGGGTATGGTTATATCCATCCAGAAGGCCGAGTGA
- a CDS encoding adenine nucleotide alpha hydrolase family protein: MRAVALLSSGIDSPVAIYLMLRKGIEVVPVHFRQDAVKEGKVLEIIDVLRRYGKLGDPIVVDFSEEHIPAFRRLQEIGKTRYTCVLCKWLMVRKACQVGHEIGAQALIMGDSLGQVASQTLDNLLVVSSVSDLPILRPLIGFDKEEIVGIAKAIGTFEISSRREPPCPFTPKYPVVRASFAEFLDITRAVRKVL, encoded by the coding sequence ATGAGAGCGGTAGCGTTGCTCAGCTCTGGAATAGACTCACCGGTGGCCATATATCTCATGCTCCGGAAGGGGATAGAGGTTGTTCCCGTCCACTTCAGGCAGGATGCTGTGAAGGAAGGGAAGGTCTTGGAAATAATTGATGTCCTGAGGAGATACGGAAAACTCGGTGATCCGATCGTTGTTGACTTCTCGGAGGAACATATCCCGGCTTTCAGGAGACTTCAGGAAATCGGCAAGACCCGCTATACCTGCGTCCTGTGCAAGTGGCTGATGGTGAGGAAGGCCTGTCAAGTGGGGCATGAGATCGGTGCACAAGCTTTAATAATGGGTGATTCCCTCGGTCAGGTGGCAAGCCAGACCCTCGACAACCTGCTGGTTGTAAGCTCCGTCAGCGACCTTCCGATTCTAAGACCGCTGATAGGATTTGACAAGGAGGAGATAGTAGGGATTGCGAAGGCCATAGGTACTTTTGAGATTAGCTCAAGGAGGGAGCCTCCCTGTCCCTTCACGCCGAAATACCCTGTTGTCCGTGCCTCCTTCGCGGAATTTCTGGATATAACAAGGGCCGTGAGAAAAGTTTTATAA
- a CDS encoding DUF998 domain-containing protein: protein MELTKLAGYVALSLPAIFIIGLSLVIHHNPWFSFTDNALSDMGSLENPARWWFNGFLMVFAIFTMVPSIIAFRNGLSYMMPIAAVFLFLVGVFPEETSLHAPSAVLFYLLALGDIAVMGFKLGEGGVRVGYVWSALAGVTFLLMLYLAGVVAFRGLAIPELVGATTILAWFAYLGFLLLRGFKL from the coding sequence ATGGAGTTGACAAAGCTCGCAGGCTACGTTGCCCTTTCCCTTCCCGCTATTTTCATTATCGGGCTTTCCCTGGTTATTCACCACAATCCCTGGTTCTCGTTCACCGACAACGCACTCAGCGACATGGGCTCACTTGAAAATCCCGCTAGGTGGTGGTTCAACGGATTCCTGATGGTATTCGCGATCTTTACTATGGTACCATCGATCATCGCCTTCAGAAACGGCCTCAGCTACATGATGCCCATAGCGGCGGTGTTTTTATTCCTAGTTGGGGTTTTTCCTGAGGAAACCTCCCTCCACGCTCCCTCCGCGGTGCTCTTCTACCTTTTAGCCCTGGGGGACATAGCGGTGATGGGCTTCAAACTGGGGGAAGGAGGAGTAAGGGTTGGATACGTTTGGAGTGCCTTGGCAGGGGTTACTTTTCTCTTAATGCTGTACCTAGCCGGTGTCGTGGCCTTCCGGGGTCTTGCAATACCCGAGCTTGTGGGGGCCACCACAATACTCGCGTGGTTCGCCTACCTGGGTTTTCTTCTTCTCAGGGGTTTTAAACTTTAA
- a CDS encoding ferritin family protein: MEKTDDNLIPELRDLLGKLMRLDEKELISYWIEGELEEAEMYSELARTIRDIVWDDRIPKVFEELANQRLQHSEILLKTYKSLFREEPTKNVDLPPM; this comes from the coding sequence ATGGAAAAGACCGACGATAATCTGATCCCCGAACTGAGAGACCTCCTAGGAAAGCTGATGAGACTAGACGAGAAGGAATTAATCTCCTACTGGATTGAGGGTGAACTAGAGGAAGCCGAGATGTACTCCGAGCTCGCCAGAACTATCCGAGACATCGTCTGGGACGATAGAATTCCAAAGGTTTTCGAGGAGTTGGCCAACCAGCGCCTCCAACACTCTGAAATACTGTTAAAGACGTACAAATCTCTCTTCAGGGAAGAACCTACAAAAAACGTGGATCTGCCTCCAATGTAG
- the cdr gene encoding CoA-disulfide reductase, protein MERKRVVIIGGGAAGMSAASRVKRLKPEWDVKVFEATEWVSHAPCGIPYVVEGISPKEKLMHYPPEVFIKKRGIDLHMKAEVIEVEQGRVRVREPDGEHTYEWDYLVFANGASPQVPAIEGCHLEGVFTADLPPDAVAITEYMEKHDVKNVAVIGTGYIAIEMAEAFVERGKNVTLIGRSERVLRKTFDKEITEVVEGKLRENLNLRLEELTMRFEGDGRVEKVITDAGEYPADLVIVATGIKPNTELARQLGVRVGETGAIWTNDKMQTSVENVYAAGDVAETKHMITGRRVWMPLAPAGNKMGYVAGSNIAGKEVHFPGVLGTSITKFLDLEIGKTGLTEAEAIKEGYDVRTAFIKAGTKPHYYPGSRTIWLKGVVDNETNKLLGVQAVGAEILPRIDTAAAMLTAGFTTKDAFFTDLAYAPPFAPVWDPLIVLARVLKF, encoded by the coding sequence ATGGAGAGGAAACGCGTTGTTATCATAGGCGGTGGAGCGGCAGGAATGAGCGCCGCATCGCGCGTCAAGAGGCTCAAGCCCGAGTGGGACGTCAAGGTCTTCGAGGCGACGGAATGGGTGAGCCACGCTCCCTGTGGTATCCCCTACGTAGTTGAGGGTATTTCGCCCAAGGAGAAGCTCATGCACTATCCGCCGGAGGTCTTCATCAAAAAGCGCGGCATAGACCTCCACATGAAGGCTGAGGTAATCGAGGTCGAGCAGGGGCGCGTGCGCGTGAGAGAACCAGATGGGGAGCACACCTACGAGTGGGACTACCTCGTCTTCGCAAACGGTGCCTCGCCGCAGGTTCCGGCGATAGAGGGCTGTCACCTGGAAGGAGTATTCACAGCAGACCTGCCGCCCGACGCCGTTGCGATAACCGAGTACATGGAGAAGCACGACGTTAAGAACGTCGCCGTCATCGGAACTGGTTACATCGCCATTGAGATGGCAGAAGCCTTTGTTGAACGCGGGAAGAACGTCACCCTCATCGGCAGGAGCGAGAGGGTTCTCAGAAAGACCTTCGACAAGGAGATAACCGAAGTCGTGGAGGGGAAGCTCAGGGAAAACCTCAACCTCCGCCTTGAGGAGCTGACGATGCGCTTTGAAGGGGACGGAAGGGTCGAGAAGGTCATCACCGACGCCGGCGAGTACCCGGCCGACCTCGTCATAGTGGCCACCGGGATAAAGCCAAACACCGAGCTGGCCAGGCAGCTTGGTGTTAGGGTGGGAGAGACAGGGGCAATCTGGACAAACGATAAAATGCAGACAAGCGTCGAGAACGTCTACGCCGCCGGAGACGTCGCCGAGACAAAACACATGATAACGGGCAGACGTGTATGGATGCCCCTCGCCCCAGCCGGAAACAAGATGGGCTACGTGGCCGGAAGCAACATAGCGGGCAAGGAAGTCCACTTCCCCGGCGTCCTTGGAACTAGTATAACCAAGTTCCTCGACCTCGAGATAGGAAAGACAGGTCTTACTGAGGCGGAGGCAATAAAGGAGGGCTACGATGTCAGGACTGCTTTCATAAAGGCCGGAACAAAGCCCCACTACTATCCTGGCTCCAGGACGATATGGCTCAAGGGCGTAGTCGACAACGAGACGAACAAACTGCTCGGTGTGCAGGCTGTAGGTGCCGAGATACTCCCGAGGATAGACACGGCCGCGGCTATGCTAACCGCAGGGTTCACCACGAAGGACGCCTTCTTCACGGACTTGGCCTACGCACCACCCTTTGCCCCAGTCTGGGACCCGCTCATAGTCCTCGCCAGGGTTCTAAAGTTTTAG